TGCCCCGAAAAAGACGGCGACGGCCAGGTAGAGGCTGAGGCCGCTCGTGACGGCGACCGTCACCCACGCGGCGGCGTTCATCGAGGTGCCGTTGGTGTACTCGCCCATCAGGTCGCGGCGGTTGATGAGGAGGAGCATGAAGACGAGGACGACGGGCAGGAGCACCCCGTTCGCCACCTGCGACAGGTACATGACCGGGATGAGCGGGATGCCGGGCACGAGGACGATCGCGGCGCCGAGCACGATGAGTCCCGTGTAGAGCGCGTAGAAGTGCGGCGCCTCGCGCATGCGCTTGCTGACGCCCGTCTCCCAGCCGAGCGCCTCGCACACCGAGTACGCGGTCGCGAGCGGCAGCACCGAGGCGGAGAAGAGCGAGGCGTTGAAGAGCCCGAAGGCGAAGAGAGCGGCGCAGTGGGCGCCGGCGAGCGGACGGAGCGCCTGCGCCGCGTCGGCGGCCGTCTCGATCGGGACGCCGCCCGCGTGCAGCGTGGCGGCGCAGGCGACGATGATGAAGAAGGCGACGACGTCGGTGAAGATGCAGCCGCTCACCACGTCGAGGCGCGAGTACGGGTAGTCCTCGACGCGCACGCCCTTCTCGACGATCGCCGCCTGCTGGTAGAACTGCATCCACGGCGCGATGGTCGTGCCCACGAGCCCGACCAGCATGGTCACGTAGGCGGCGTCGAGCCGCGCGTGCGGCGCCGTGGATTCGCGCAGGACGTTGGTCCACCCGGGCACGGCGAGCACCC
This DNA window, taken from Deltaproteobacteria bacterium, encodes the following:
- a CDS encoding divalent metal cation transporter; this encodes MEVEGRPRPLSARAGGRWRHVLRFLVVMGPGIITANVDNDAGGITTYSLAGARYGYALVWTLVPITVALVVVQEMCARMGAVTGKGLADLIRENFGVRLTFYAMVLLLLADLGNTVAEFAGVAASLEIFGVSRYATVPLAAAFVWWLVVYGSYRRVEKVFLLACLFYLAYVASGVLAVPGWTNVLRESTAPHARLDAAYVTMLVGLVGTTIAPWMQFYQQAAIVEKGVRVEDYPYSRLDVVSGCIFTDVVAFFIIVACAATLHAGGVPIETAADAAQALRPLAGAHCAALFAFGLFNASLFSASVLPLATAYSVCEALGWETGVSKRMREAPHFYALYTGLIVLGAAIVLVPGIPLIPVMYLSQVANGVLLPVVLVFMLLLINRRDLMGEYTNGTSMNAAAWVTVAVTSGLSLYLAVAVFFGAAS